The region AAAAAACTCAATTTGGGGAGCAGCCACAGCTACTCAGGCGCCTGCCTGACCCTGCTGCATGAAACGGGCTGCGGAGAGGCGGGGAACACGACAGAGAAGACCACACCAAGAGGACACAAACCGCACAGAGATCTCCCTTTTGCCACCCTCCACCCCGCTGGGATGACTCCGCGTGACTATTTACACACGACAACCCCAAAGTGGgaataaaaatccatttaattttcataaaCTCTGAAGTTATGAGACAAAGACCCAACAAGTAAAAACACCCACCCCGCCTGATGACACGGGGCACGGcagcacagatattttttttctttttcttcctttcaataaTTTGGCTAAGCAGGTGAAAATTTAATCCAAATCAGGTCAAGAGCTACTAAATTCCTATCTGATGCCTCCGGTTATTTTAAGGCAGTGCTGGGAGCCCTCCCTGCTCCCGTCTCAACTCGCGACGCACGTCACGCCAGCAGCCACGTCCTCCAACCCGTCTCCCCGTTGGCACCTCAACCCTCATCCCTGGAGCCTTCAGCTTCGTGAGGATGCTCGGATGATGGTACCTGTTTCAGCAGGTCTCCGTAGTCCGGGCATTCCCAGGCATGGGGCTGTCATGGGAATGATGGAGGTGGCCCTCTCCAGGGAGCCGCAGCTTCTTGGATGCCACCCAAGTGTCCCTGTCCCAATTCAGTGCATGAAAAAAGTTGTCTTGAACCAGCCCCAAACCTCGCCAGTTTAACAAGACTCCGTTTTGGCAGGGGGAAGGGCATCACCAGCTTCTTCCAGGGCAGGATGTTTGCCCTTTGGCACGCCATGGAGTGGTCCCTGTCCAGCCAGACGTGCCCACCTCATCCCTGCTCTGAGATGTGGGGAATGAGCGTCACTTCCCCGCATTGTCCCGGCTCCTCACGGTGATGCCAAACAGGTCCCTCCCTCGCCCCTTCTCCCCATGGCGTCGGGGGGGGATACAAGCAGTGTGGGGAGCATCACCCCCTGACCCAGGGGTCACTCAGTCCCATGGGATTTAAAAAATAGCACCTCCTAAGTATACTTAAGGTGAGGAACAACCCTCGAATATGCCACGTAGGGAGGGGTTGTtgcacaacccccccccccccccgttagcCCTAAATTGTAACCCCTCCTTCGCCGTGGTAACCCAGGGGCGTTCGGGCTTCCCGAGCCCCCAGGGACTGCCCGTGACGGAGGGCTGAGGGGAGCTGGCACCTCTACCGCCAGCCCCCGGTGACAAgcggggtgtccccagccccgtgtccccccaccccgagcGGGGTGGTTGGTAGCCGAGAGAGGTCGCGGGTCGCCCTGCCCTAGGAGTGGGGGCTGGCGCCGCTGCGCAGCCGCTGGGCCATGCTGATGAGGGAGCGGAGCTGCACCAGCTTCAGCGGCCCCACTTGCCGCGGGTCCTGACCCTCCAGCCAGCGCAACGCCGTCTCCAGACCTTTGATGGCCTCCCGAGCTGTGGGCAGCAAGGcatcccctccttccccaccccttctgccccctccatctccagcagctgcctcctcctcatcctcctctgcTCCGCAGCCTCCGGCGCCTTCCTCCTCAGCATCCTCTTCCCCATCGTCCTCCTCCGTACCCGGGGCCACGTCATCCAAGTGCAACCAGTCGGCCACTTCCTCAGGAGCCAAGCGCTTGTAGGCCAACGCGGCCAGGTGAGTCAGGTCACTAAAGACTTTGCTGTCCCCGCCACCTTCCTCCCCACACGGGTGGTCTCCGTGCTCTTCCTTCCCGGGCTGGGGCTCAAAGGCAGCGCGTAGCCCCAGCAGCCAACACTTCTCGATGGAGCCGGGGGGGATGAGGTCCCAGGAGAGGCCGGCCAGGTACAACATGTCCTTGAGGAGGAAGGACCTCACAAAGTCCATGGGGCCACTCGAGCTGGTGCCACCGCCGGCCACGCACGAGACGGCCAGGCGCAGCAATTCCCGCTTGTAGAGCTGCTTGAAGGCCGACACCACCCCTTGCTCCAGCGGGGCCGGGATTCGGCCTCCCCCTCCGGCCGAACCGCTCCCGGTAGGGCCCTTGGAGAGGAAAAGGGCGCGGATGGAGCCGTCGGGCGTCTGCAGCGGAGAGGAATCCTCAGGGCTCGTCCCGGAGGAGGGTGGCGGGGAGCTGAGAAGCAGCACGGCCttctgctgcaggcagctccGGCGCAGGTAACGTTTGACGCCCGGCACAAAGTCCTCAAAGAACCAAGCCCGGAGAAGGGCCGGCCCCAGCCTGGCCTCTGGGCTGTAGCGATAGCAAGCGGGGAATTTGTCCTGGTTGTGATGGCGGAGGCTGGGGGGATCGCGAAGGCCCCCGACCACCAGCGGCTTGAGCTTATGGGAACCGGTCAAGTTGGCAGCCAGCAGCACGGTGACTCGCTCGCGGGGAGCTGgtcgccgccgcgccgccgccccacCAGTCTGTCCCGGCAGCAGCTTCCAGTAGAGCCCGGTGACGTTGGCGTTGTAGATCTGGTCATCGCCGTAACCCCCGGCGTCGGCAGCCGGCACGGGCAGAGCCTCGGGGCAGGCGGCGGGAGCCCGCTCGGGCTCGCTGGGGAGGCCGCCCTCGCCGTAGATACGTTGACTGGAGATGCCGTGACGCTTCTGCCAGCGCCAGAACCAACCGTGGCTGGCTTTGAAGGTACACTCCGGACCGTAGATCTGCCGGGCGAAAGCCTCGGCCTGGGCTTGGATGAGGGGCCCGGAGAGGGGGACGCCATGCTGGCGGAGGGCGAGGAACCAGGCGTAGACGGCGCGGTCGATCTCCTCCTCGTTGGCCAGACGCATCTTCTTGCGTTGGGTGCCCACCTCACCCCCCAGCTGCTCCAGGAACCACCGCAGCTTGGCCTCGTCCTTCAGCCAACCCCTCAGCGTCCCTCCAGGCACCCCGAAAGCCCGGCACACCGACGCTTGCCGCTCGCCTTTCTTCACCCGCTCGATGGCCTGCAGCTTGTCCTTGATGGAGTAGGCCCGGCGCAGCGCCATCTTCACCGACATCCCCCCGGCTGCACCGCCActgccgccaccgccccgccgccctcccgccatACCGCCCGGACCCCCTCCCGCCTCCGGCTCCCCCCCGGGCATGAAGCCACCCCCGCAGCCATGGGCCGGCGCGGTACCGGGAGAGGGGGGGGGGCGCGTTATaaccggggcggggcggggaaaggagggcggggggggggcgcggcgccTTTGTCTCCGCTCCGGCCCCGAGCCGGCCGGTAGGGCGGGGCGGCGcgcactgcgcatgcgccgccCGTAGGGATTGGGTTGCCCCCCCCCCTTTTCGTGCCCTGTTGGACCgttccccgcagccccgccgccgcctctggGTTGTACCACTCGGagaggaaaagaggggggggCCAGCATCCCCGCTTCCCCCCGCCTCGCTGCTTTCCTCCCGCCCTGCCCGGTTGTTCCACCGTGGGGAAGGAGCcggaggagggaagggggaggacaCCCGCGCTGTGAGCGCGGAGCCTTGTGTCCTTCCGCGCACCCCCggtccacacacacacacacaccccccccccccgccgccacgcGTGGTCCGCGCCGCCCCCACAACCCCCCGCGCGCCGCCCGGCGCCTCCTTTTGCCTGGTGGAGGCCGGGCGGAGCGGAGCCGCCTCAGGCCTGGCCGGGCCCAGCGCTGCCGGTGAGTG is a window of Athene noctua chromosome 2, bAthNoc1.hap1.1, whole genome shotgun sequence DNA encoding:
- the TIGD5 gene encoding tigger transposable element-derived protein 5, producing MPGGEPEAGGGPGGMAGGRRGGGGSGGAAGGMSVKMALRRAYSIKDKLQAIERVKKGERQASVCRAFGVPGGTLRGWLKDEAKLRWFLEQLGGEVGTQRKKMRLANEEEIDRAVYAWFLALRQHGVPLSGPLIQAQAEAFARQIYGPECTFKASHGWFWRWQKRHGISSQRIYGEGGLPSEPERAPAACPEALPVPAADAGGYGDDQIYNANVTGLYWKLLPGQTGGAAARRRPAPRERVTVLLAANLTGSHKLKPLVVGGLRDPPSLRHHNQDKFPACYRYSPEARLGPALLRAWFFEDFVPGVKRYLRRSCLQQKAVLLLSSPPPSSGTSPEDSSPLQTPDGSIRALFLSKGPTGSGSAGGGGRIPAPLEQGVVSAFKQLYKRELLRLAVSCVAGGGTSSSGPMDFVRSFLLKDMLYLAGLSWDLIPPGSIEKCWLLGLRAAFEPQPGKEEHGDHPCGEEGGGDSKVFSDLTHLAALAYKRLAPEEVADWLHLDDVAPGTEEDDGEEDAEEEGAGGCGAEEDEEEAAAGDGGGRRGGEGGDALLPTAREAIKGLETALRWLEGQDPRQVGPLKLVQLRSLISMAQRLRSGASPHS